GATAGACGCGGCGCGCCGTATCGCCCGCCTGCCATACAGGTGCAACCAGCAGGTCCCTGCCGTAAAGGTAGGCGTCCTGGATCGTGTAGGTGTCACGATCATCTTCATGATGCAGGAAAAGCGGGCGCTGGACGGGAAGACCGGTCGAAGCCGCCTCTGCCGACAGCGCCTTCAGATATGGGGCGAGATGAACATAGATGGAGGTCATCCGGGCAAAATGGGCAAGAACCTCCGGATCCTGGTCGATTTGCACATTGTCCAGCGGGCGGTTGCCTTCGTGACTGCGCATGACCGGCGTGAACGCCGCCATTTCGGCCCAGCGCATCAAGAGTTCCGGCGTCCGGACATTGCCGAACAGGCTCGTATAACCGCCGATATCGGAATGGTGATAGGCATTGCCAAGTAGACCGGAGGAGAGCGCGCCGCACATGACGGTCACCAGACCATCATGGCGGGAGAAGTCGACGGATTGGTCGCCGCCCCACAGGAGAGGGCAATGGGCCTGGACGCCGGTAAAGCCTGCACGCATGAAGAACAGTGCTTCCCCCGTCTGGCCCCGGCTTTCAACGGCACGGGCATTCACTTCCGCCCAGAGCGTCGGCCAGGCATTGTGCATCAGCTTGGCATCGACGCCATTGGCGAGCTTGACGTCGATCGGCAGATATTCGCCGAAATCCGCCATCCAGCCGGACAGGCCGAAGTCCAGCATGTTCTTGCCCAGCACCTCTTCCGCAAACCAGGCAGCTGCCTCGGAATTGGTGAAGTCGACGACCCCGCAGTCGAACTCGCCGAAATCCACAAGTGCCGTGTGCCCCGCCTCGTCCTTGGCAAAATAGCCTCGTTCTTCGGCGGCCGGATACAGTGTACCGTCGACGCAGATATAGGGATTGACATAGCCGAGGAAGCGGATTCCCTCGTCGCGCAGAGCGGCAATCTTCTGCCGGAGATGCGGGTAGCGCTCCTCATTGGCGCGCCAGTCCCAGAACAGGCGTGCGCCGAACGAGGTGTGGCGCAAGCCGATCCAGTCCTCGCACCACAGGCCCGAAACCTTGACACCCGCCTGCCGCATCGCCTCCATGCGTGTGAAAGAGTTGTCGCCGTCCTTCAGGCCAAGGATGGCACCGGAATAGACCCAGTCAGGCAGTTGCGGCTGGCGGCCGAAACGCTCGGACAGCTGCCCCACCAGCGCGACAAAGGTCGGGGCGGCAAAAAATTCCAGACGCTCGGGAATGGCCCAGACCTCGATTTCGTGGAAATCCGGGCGGCGGAAGTCGAAGACCAAATAGGCGGTCGTTTCGACATGGACCGCATATCTGCGCGAGGAGAGAAAGGTCGGTTGCGGATAATTGGTGTTGTAGTAGTCGCCGCCGGCGCGACCTGTCACATCGGATTTGAAGGTGATCTCGCTGGTCTTGTCACGACCCACGCCGGGTTCGGACGTCCAGAGGGGAAAACGGCGGCCGCGCATGTCGAAATAGGACATTTGCTCGCCACCGCCCCAGACATGTTCATCGCTGTCGGCGGTCAGACGCAACCAGACGCGGTTGATTTTCGCATCCAGCGCCTCGGTCACCAGATGGTGGCCGTCAAGGGTGATGACGAAGCGGGGATCCAGACCCTTGGCGGCAGAGAAGCTGAGGCGGTTTCCCTCGATCTCGACATGGACCAGCGCGGTCCGTTCGACGACATAGTCATCGATGTCGAAATTGCCGCGATACATGTCCATCCGCTCTTCGCCGTGCCCGACGAACAGGGCTGGGGATGCATCGGTGTGACGCAGGATTTCGCGGCCATCAAGGGTGAGCGAAAAGCCGCCGGGTATGAGGTCAAGCTGCATGGTCATGCTTTCTAGTTCTGGGTCAGTCCGGCATCGACGACGAAATTGGCGCCCGTGCAGCCATTGCTTTCGTCGGAACCGAGGAAGAGAGCCATGCGCGCGACATGGCTGGCATCCAGGCGGAATTTCAGCGCCTGGAGATCGATGAACTGCTGGTTCTGCTCCGGGCTGGTCCAGAGCTTCAACTGGCGTTCGGTAACAATGGCACCCGGCACGATGCAGTTGACGCGGATGCCATCGGCACCCAGTTCACGCGCCAGCGTCTTCGTCAGGCCGATAATGGCGGCTTTCGACGTCGTGTAGCCGACCATGCCCGGCCGCCCGCGCATGAAGGAGATGGAGCTGAACATGATGACGGATCCGCCGCCATTCTGCCGCATGCTTCTGCTTACCGCCTGAGTGACGAAGAACTGATGGTCCAGATTGAGCGCCAGCGCGCGACGCCAGTAATCCGGCTCCACCTCGTCCATGGCATGGCGATCATCCTTGCCGGCATTGTTGAGCAGGACGGAGACCGGACCATGATCGGCTTCAATCCGCTCGACCGTGGCGCGGGTGGCGTCAATATCGGTCAGGTCGCAGGAATAGAAGTTCGCGCCACTTGCCGCGGCCGTGGCAGCGCCGGCGGTCTGGTCGATATCGATGAAGGAGACCCGCGCTTGCTGCGCGCGGTAGGCCTTGACTATTTCTTCGCCGATGCCCGATGCGCCGCCGGTGATCAGCACATGGCGGTTTGCAAGCGATTGGTAGCGGACGGTATCATAAGGTGCGGACATGGATCTGTGTCTCACGCGTCGAGTTTGAAGTGCGGTTTTGCCAGGCCGGCGACGTCTGTGCGCATGGCGAACAGCGCTCCGGACAGCGGATATTGCGCGAGTTCCTCAGCCGGCCGGCCAATGCTGGCACTGGTGCAATAAAGGCTGCGCAGGTCCGGGCCGCCGAAGGTGACCATGGTCGGGCATTTCACCGGCACGGGATATTCCGCCAGCAGCCGACCGTCCGGCGCATAGCGCTGTACGCGGCCCCCTTCGAACAGGGCGGTCCAATAGCATCCCTCTTCGTCGACAGCGCCGCCGTCCGGCCGTCCCTTGTCGGTTTCGGAGCCGAATGTCGCAAACAGCTGGCGATTGCCCGCTTCACCTGTCATCACGTCGTAATCATAGGTATAGAGCGCGTAACGCAGAGTGTCGGAATGGTAGAGGCGGCGGCCGTCGGGGGAAAAGGCGACGCCATTGGAGGTCAGCAAGCGATCGGCGAGAACCGTCAGGCCGCGATGGTCGAACCGGTAGAGGCTCGCGATCGCGCGTTCCCGCGTCTCGTCAACCGTGCCGGCGATGAAACGTCCGGCAGGATCGACCATGCCGTCATTGAAGCGGCTGATCGACTGATCCTCGGGATTGTCCGCCAGTTTGCGGAGGCGCTCGCCTTGCGGCGAGAGGAGCCAGAGGCCGGAGCGCAGGCCGGCGATGAAGCCGCCACCCTCGGCCAGGCCGATGCAGCCGACCTCTTCCGGCAAGTTCAGCGTCTGCAGCGCGCCGTCGGCGGGATCAAAGCGGTGAATACGGCTCTTCTTGATGTCGACGAAAAACAGGACCTGTTCGTCGACGGACCAGAGAGGGCATTCACCGAGGTCGCAGCGCATGTACAGGACGGGAACGAAAGGACTTTCCACGTTGGCCATGTCAATAGGCCGCGGTGGGGGCGACGGCCGGCTTGTCCACGCCTTTCATCTGCCCGAGCCACTCATTCGCGCGGCCGGTCATCATGGCGATGTCCGAGGCAATGGCGGCATAATCATAGCCATAGCCGATGAAGCGCTTCACCATATCGGGATTGGGACCGACAATGCCGATCGGCTTGCCGGCAGCATGCGCATCCTTGGCGGCCTTTTCAATCAGCGCCTGGACCTCCGGATGGGCGATATTGCCGATATGGCCCATGGCAGCCGAAAGGTCGCCGGGTCCGACGAACAGCGCATCAATGCCCTCCACCGAAGCGATCTCCGGCAGCCGCTCGATCGCTTCGGGCGTTTCCAGCTGCACGATCGTGCAGACATCGTCATTGGCCGTCTTCAGATAGTTTTGAATAGTGCCGAAACGCGAACCGCGATGCACGGCGGCGACGCCGCGAATGCCCTGCGGCGGGTAGCGCGTGTAGGACGCGGCGGCCTTTGCCTCTTCCGCCGTCTGCACAAAGGGCAGCATTACGGTGCGGGTGCCGGCATCCATGCAGCGTTTGACCAGGACCTGATCGTTCCAGGCCAGCCGTACGACGGCATCCGCCGGCGTACAGCCGATGGCGCGCAGGATATGCGCAAGATCGGATACCTCGATCGGCACATGCTCCATATCGACGACGAGAAAGTCGAAGCCGGCATAGCCGAGCGCTTCGGCACTCGCCGGTGCTGCAGCCATCAGCCAGGTTCCGAGCGGCGTGGCGCGGTTCTTGTCGGTGAGCCAGGACTTGAAGGGGTTCAGTGTGCTCATGGACTCATCCTTTTTCAGAAAATGACAGGGTCCGGCACCTTGGCCGATCCGCTGAGGAAGTCGAAATCGCAGCCTTCATCCGCCTGGCTGACATGGCTCTGGTAAAGCGCTGCAAAGGAGCGTTCATAGATGCGCGCCGTCGGCTTCCAGACCGCCCTGCGGCGCTGCAATTCATCATCATCGACCCGCATGTTCAGCGTGCCGGCCGTGACATCGAGCTCGATCAGGTCGCCGGTCCGCACCAGAGCGAGCGGCCCGCCAACGGCGGCCTCCGGCGTCACATGCAGAATGCAGGTGCCGTAATGGGTGCCGCTCATCCGACCGTCGCAGATG
The sequence above is a segment of the Rhizobium sp. SSA_523 genome. Coding sequences within it:
- a CDS encoding HpcH/HpaI aldolase/citrate lyase family protein, whose protein sequence is MSTLNPFKSWLTDKNRATPLGTWLMAAAPASAEALGYAGFDFLVVDMEHVPIEVSDLAHILRAIGCTPADAVVRLAWNDQVLVKRCMDAGTRTVMLPFVQTAEEAKAAASYTRYPPQGIRGVAAVHRGSRFGTIQNYLKTANDDVCTIVQLETPEAIERLPEIASVEGIDALFVGPGDLSAAMGHIGNIAHPEVQALIEKAAKDAHAAGKPIGIVGPNPDMVKRFIGYGYDYAAIASDIAMMTGRANEWLGQMKGVDKPAVAPTAAY
- a CDS encoding SDR family NAD(P)-dependent oxidoreductase; the encoded protein is MSAPYDTVRYQSLANRHVLITGGASGIGEEIVKAYRAQQARVSFIDIDQTAGAATAAASGANFYSCDLTDIDATRATVERIEADHGPVSVLLNNAGKDDRHAMDEVEPDYWRRALALNLDHQFFVTQAVSRSMRQNGGGSVIMFSSISFMRGRPGMVGYTTSKAAIIGLTKTLARELGADGIRVNCIVPGAIVTERQLKLWTSPEQNQQFIDLQALKFRLDASHVARMALFLGSDESNGCTGANFVVDAGLTQN
- a CDS encoding SMP-30/gluconolactonase/LRE family protein; the encoded protein is MANVESPFVPVLYMRCDLGECPLWSVDEQVLFFVDIKKSRIHRFDPADGALQTLNLPEEVGCIGLAEGGGFIAGLRSGLWLLSPQGERLRKLADNPEDQSISRFNDGMVDPAGRFIAGTVDETRERAIASLYRFDHRGLTVLADRLLTSNGVAFSPDGRRLYHSDTLRYALYTYDYDVMTGEAGNRQLFATFGSETDKGRPDGGAVDEEGCYWTALFEGGRVQRYAPDGRLLAEYPVPVKCPTMVTFGGPDLRSLYCTSASIGRPAEELAQYPLSGALFAMRTDVAGLAKPHFKLDA
- a CDS encoding alpha-glucosidase, which codes for MQLDLIPGGFSLTLDGREILRHTDASPALFVGHGEERMDMYRGNFDIDDYVVERTALVHVEIEGNRLSFSAAKGLDPRFVITLDGHHLVTEALDAKINRVWLRLTADSDEHVWGGGEQMSYFDMRGRRFPLWTSEPGVGRDKTSEITFKSDVTGRAGGDYYNTNYPQPTFLSSRRYAVHVETTAYLVFDFRRPDFHEIEVWAIPERLEFFAAPTFVALVGQLSERFGRQPQLPDWVYSGAILGLKDGDNSFTRMEAMRQAGVKVSGLWCEDWIGLRHTSFGARLFWDWRANEERYPHLRQKIAALRDEGIRFLGYVNPYICVDGTLYPAAEERGYFAKDEAGHTALVDFGEFDCGVVDFTNSEAAAWFAEEVLGKNMLDFGLSGWMADFGEYLPIDVKLANGVDAKLMHNAWPTLWAEVNARAVESRGQTGEALFFMRAGFTGVQAHCPLLWGGDQSVDFSRHDGLVTVMCGALSSGLLGNAYHHSDIGGYTSLFGNVRTPELLMRWAEMAAFTPVMRSHEGNRPLDNVQIDQDPEVLAHFARMTSIYVHLAPYLKALSAEAASTGLPVQRPLFLHHEDDRDTYTIQDAYLYGRDLLVAPVWQAGDTARRVYLPKNETWVHVWSGEKHAGGREIEIASPLGSPPVFYRAGAAETALFDALRTI